The Balaenoptera acutorostrata chromosome 10, mBalAcu1.1, whole genome shotgun sequence genome has a window encoding:
- the POU5F1 gene encoding POU domain, class 5, transcription factor 1, with the protein MAGHLASDFAFSPPPGGGGDGPGGPEPGWVDPRTWMSFQGPPGGSGIGPGVGPGAEVWGLPACPPPYDFCGGMAYCAPQVGVGLVPQGGLETPQPEGEAGAGVESNSEGASPEPCAAPAGPVKLDKEKLEPNPEESQDIKALQKDLEQFAKLLKQKRITLGYTQADVGLTLGVLFGKVFSQTTICRFEALQLSFKNMCKLRPLLQKWVEEADNNENLQEICKAETLVQARKRKRTSIENRVRGNLESMFLQCPKPTLQQISHIAQQLGLEKDVVRVWFCNRRQKGKRSSSDYSQREDFEAAGSPFSGAPVSFPLAPGPHFGTPGYGGPHFTTLYSSVPFPEGEAFPSVSVTTLGSPMHSN; encoded by the exons ATGGCGGGACACCTGGCTTCCGACTTCGCCTTCTCGCCCCCGCCGGGCGGTGGAGGCGATGGGCCGGGAGGGCCAGAGCCGGGCTGGGTTGATCCTCGGACCTGGATGAGCTTCCAAGGGCCTCCCGGTGGGTCAGGGATCGGGCCGGGGGTTGGGCCCGGCGCCGAGGTGTGGGGTCTTCCCGCGTGCCCCCCGCCCTATGACTTCTGCGGAGGGATGGCCTACTGTGCACCTCAGGTTGGAGTGGGGCTGGTGCCCCAAGGCGGCCTGGAGACCCCTCAGCCCGAGGGCGAGGCGGGAGCCGGGGTGGAGAGCAACTCCGAGGGGGCCTCCCCGGAGCCCTGCGCCGCCCCCGCTGGCCCCGTGAAGCTGGACAAGGAGAAGCTGGAGCCGAACCCCGAGGAG TCCCAGGACATCAAAGCTCTTCAGAAAGACCTTGAACAATTTGCCAAGCTCCTAAAGCAGAAGAGGATCACCCTGGGATATACCCAGGCCGATGTGGGGCTCACCCTGGGGGTTCTCTTTG GGAAGGTGTTCAGCCAAACGACCATCTGCCGTTTTGAGGCTTTGCAGCTCAGTTTCAAGAACATGTGTAAGCTGCGGCCCCTGCTGCAGAAGTGGGTGGAGGAAGCTGACAACAACGAGAATCTGcaggag ATATGCAAGGCAGAGACCCTCGTGCAGGCCCGGAAGAGAAAGCGGACGAGTATTGAGAACCGAGTGAGAGGCAACCTGGAGAGCATGTTCCTGCAGTGCCCAAAGCCCACCCTGCAGCAGATCAGCCACATCGCTCAGCAGCTCGGGCTTGAGAAGGAT GTGGTCCGAGTGTGGTTCTGCAACCGTCGCCAGAAGGGCAAACGATCAAGCAGTGACTATTCGCAACGAGAGGATTTTGAGGCTGCTGGGTCTCCTTTCTCAGGGGCACCAGTATCCTTTCCTCTGGCTCCAGGGCCCCATTTTGGTACCCCAGGCTATGGGGGTCCTCATTTCACTACGCTGTACTCCTCAGTCCCATTTCCTGAGGGTGAGGCCTTTCCCTCGGTGTCTGTCACCACTCTGGGCTCCCCCATGCATTCAAACTGA